Genomic DNA from Camelina sativa cultivar DH55 unplaced genomic scaffold, Cs unpScaffold01282, whole genome shotgun sequence:
ATTTCACCGGACAGGTACTTCTCATATAAATAATTGGACAGGTGCTTACACTCGGCTGTTGAATGGCCGCCGAACATATGAAAATCACAGTACAGCTCCTCTTGTGCATCGGGAGAAGTGGTGTTCTGTCCTTCGTCCTCGGATATCACGTTGACTACTCCGCGCTTGGGGTCCCTCTGGTCGTGATGCTTCCGAGGTTCCTGATAGGTGTCccgatttttttctttggccACGGCCGGGCGAGGAGGAGGGAGCTTGTTAGCTCGCTTCTCCTCGTCTTCCTCCACATAAGCGAAGCGAGATCCTCGGTGAAGGGCTTCGTCCAGGTCAGTGGCTTCCCTGATATTGAGATCTACGTGCAGTCGGGATCCGGGGATGAGTCCCTTCTTGAAAGCAGCGATTGCGACGTCCTCAGAGACCGTTATGGTGGCGTATTTTTCCTTGAGGTACTTTCGCAGGGGTTCGTCGGGCTCTTGGACTACTTCCCTTAGTTCGGCGCTGGAAGCGTTGCGTTCTATGAACACCCGATAATTTCGCAGGAAGGCTGTCGATAGTTGTTCGAAACAGTCGATAGTGCCCGGAGGGATATGGGAGAACCATATTAGAGCGTTCTCGACCAAACTGTCGACGAACAGTTGGCACTGGCCAGCGTCCTTCTGCTCCTCGGTAAACCTAGCTTTTGCGATAGTAGCCATGAACGAGGTCAAGTGCTGCATTGGATCCTTCGTTCCATCGTAAGTCGGAACCCTTATCTTTACGTTCGGAACATATGTTCTCAAGATGCGCTGGGTGAATGGAGATCGCTGCGTGGCCTCGAACATTCTGTCGATCTCAGGTGCCGAGCTTACAGCTCGGTGGAGGAGGGACCCCATAGCTTTGATCCTGAGGTCCATTTCCTCCAGCTCGGGGNNNNNNNNNNNNNNNNNNNNNNNNNNNNNNNNNNNNNNNNNNNNNNNNNNNNNNNNNNNNNNNNNNNNNNNNNNNNNNNNNNNNNNNNNNNNNNNNNNNNNNNNNNNNNNNNNNNNNNNNNNNNNNNNNNNNNNNNNNNNNNNNNNNNNNNNNNNNNNNNNNNNNNNNNNNNNNNNNNNNNNNNNNNNNNNNNNNNNNNNNNNNNNNNNNNNNNNNNNNNNNNNNNNNNNNNNNNNNNNNNNNNNNNNNNNNNNNNNNNNNNNNNNNNNNNNNNNNNNNNNNNNNNNNNNNNNNNNNNNNNNNNNNNNNNNNNNNNNNNNNNNNNNNNNNNNNNNNNNNNNNNNNNNNNNNNNNNNNNNNNNNNNNNNNNNNNNNNNNNNNNNNNNNNNNNNNNNNNNNNNNNNNNNNNNNNNNNNNNNNNNNNNNNNNNNNNNNNNNNNNNNNNNNNNNNNNNNNNNNNNNNNNNNNNNNNNNNNNNNNNNNNNNNNNNNNNNNNNNNNNNNNNNNNNNNNNNNNNNNNNNNNNNNNNNNNNNNNNNNNNNNNNNNNNNNNNNNNNNNNNNNNNNNNNNNNNNNNNNNNNNNNNNNNNNNNNNNNNNNNNNNNNNNNNNNNNNNNNNNNNNNNNNNNNNNNNNNNNNNNNNNNNNNNNNNNNNNNNNNNNNNNNNNNNNNNNNNNNNNNNNNNNNNNNNNNNNNNNNNNNNNNNNNNNNNNNNNNNNNNNNNNNNNNNNNNNNNNNNNNNNNNNNNNNNNNNNNNNNNNNNNNNNNNNNNNNNNNNNNNNNNNNNNNNNNNNNNNNNNNNNNNNNNNNNNNNNNNNNNNNNNNNNNNNNNNNNNNNNNNNNNNNNNNNNNNNNNNNNNNNNNNNNNNNNNNNNNNNNNNNNNNNNNNNNNNNNNNNNNNNNNNNNNNNNNNNNNNNNNNNNNNNNNNNNNNNNNNNNNNNNNNNNNNNNNNNNNNNNNNNNNNNNNNNNNNNNNNNNNNNNNNNNNNNNNNNNNNNNNNNNNNNNNNNNNNNNNNNNNNNNNNNNNNNNNNNNNNNNNNNNNNNNNNNNNNNNNNNNNNNNNNNNNNNNNNNNNNNNNNNNNNNNN
This window encodes:
- the LOC104774072 gene encoding uncharacterized protein LOC104774072; this translates as MDLRIKAMGSLLHRAVSSAPEIDRMFEATQRSPFTQRILRTYVPNVKIRVPTYDGTKDPMQHLTSFMATIAKARFTEEQKDAGQCQLFVDSLVENALIWFSHIPPGTIDCFEQLSTAFLRNYRVFIERNASSAELREVVQEPDEPLRKYLKEKYATITVSEDVAIAAFKKGLIPGSRLHVDLNIREATDLDEALHRGSRFAYVEEDEEKRANKLPPPRPAVAKEKNRDTYQEPRKHHDQRDPKRGVVNVISEDEGQNTTSPDAQEELYCDFHMFGGHSTAECKHLSNYLYEKYLSGEIKAVYQPKAFRGGHGGRGRGG